The proteins below come from a single Agrobacterium vitis genomic window:
- the glgX gene encoding glycogen debranching protein GlgX, producing the protein MDIQTTNFKILPGEWQRLGARYTGEGVNFALFSAHADRVELCLYDPSGSIEIARMDLPDYTNEIWHGFVPGLKPGALYGFRVHGPFEPENGHRFNHNKLLLDPYARELVGDIRWSPEVFGYHFDDADKDLSFNDLDSAAFMPKCRVVDPNQIDWGNDRRPQVSWADTIVYETHVKGFTQLNPAIPQELRGTFEGLGHKAAVDYIKSLGITSVELLPIHAFPDDGPLLDKGLKNYWGYNTIGFFAPAHRYYGANGIQGFRDMVRAFHDGGIEVILDVVYNHTAEGNELGSTLSFKGIDNFSYYRTLPDNHRYYINDTGTGNTVNTSHPRVLQMVMDSLRYWADDMHVDGFRFDLGTILGREPEGFDERGGFFDAVTQDPTLAGVKLIGEPWDIGPGGYQVGGFPPGWAEWNDKYRDSCREYWLNGDNCAPDFAARLLGSGDLYDQRGRRPWASVNFITAHDGFTLNDLVSYDGKHNEDNGEDNNDGHNDNRSHNYGHEGPTDDEGTNAVRERQKRNFLATLLFSHGTPMLLAGDEFGRSQMGNNNGYCQDSEISWLHWENLPDSADALRDFTKRVISLRKEQPLLRRENWRDGMMIDWYSVSGGRQTSENWENSNALITRLHREDLQAEEGIWSDIMMLFNPLDEDTTFTIPKESGGERVLELITGDPERQGEKVKQGETFKLLPRSMALLRTIQT; encoded by the coding sequence ATGGACATCCAAACGACCAACTTCAAAATTCTTCCCGGCGAGTGGCAACGGCTGGGTGCCCGCTACACTGGCGAAGGGGTTAATTTTGCCCTGTTTTCCGCCCACGCCGATCGCGTCGAGCTGTGCCTCTACGATCCCAGCGGCAGCATTGAGATCGCCCGGATGGATCTGCCTGATTACACCAATGAAATCTGGCATGGGTTTGTACCCGGCCTGAAACCGGGTGCGCTCTATGGCTTTCGTGTTCATGGACCGTTCGAACCTGAAAACGGCCATCGCTTCAATCATAACAAGCTGCTGCTCGATCCTTATGCCCGCGAACTGGTGGGCGATATCCGGTGGTCGCCCGAAGTGTTCGGCTATCATTTCGATGATGCGGACAAGGACCTGTCCTTCAACGATCTCGACAGCGCGGCTTTCATGCCCAAATGCCGGGTCGTGGATCCCAATCAGATCGATTGGGGCAATGATCGCCGTCCTCAGGTCTCCTGGGCCGATACGATTGTCTATGAAACCCATGTCAAGGGCTTCACACAGCTCAATCCCGCCATTCCGCAGGAACTGCGCGGCACGTTCGAAGGCCTCGGTCACAAGGCAGCGGTTGATTATATCAAGAGCCTTGGCATTACCTCTGTCGAACTGCTGCCCATCCACGCCTTCCCGGATGACGGCCCGTTGCTGGACAAGGGCCTGAAGAATTACTGGGGTTATAATACCATCGGCTTTTTTGCCCCTGCGCACCGTTATTACGGCGCAAACGGCATCCAGGGCTTCCGCGACATGGTTCGCGCTTTCCATGATGGCGGCATCGAGGTCATTCTCGACGTGGTCTACAATCACACGGCGGAAGGCAATGAACTTGGCTCGACCTTGTCCTTCAAGGGGATCGACAACTTTTCCTACTACCGCACCCTGCCGGACAATCACCGCTATTACATCAATGATACCGGCACCGGCAACACAGTGAACACCTCCCATCCGCGGGTTCTCCAGATGGTGATGGACTCGCTGCGCTACTGGGCCGATGACATGCATGTCGACGGTTTCCGCTTCGATCTCGGCACCATTCTGGGCCGCGAGCCCGAGGGCTTCGATGAGCGCGGCGGATTTTTCGACGCGGTTACCCAGGACCCGACCCTTGCCGGCGTCAAGCTGATCGGCGAGCCGTGGGACATCGGTCCAGGGGGTTATCAGGTTGGCGGCTTTCCACCGGGCTGGGCGGAGTGGAATGACAAATACCGTGACAGCTGCCGCGAGTATTGGCTGAACGGTGACAATTGCGCTCCAGATTTCGCGGCGCGTCTGCTGGGCTCCGGCGATCTTTACGACCAGCGCGGCCGTCGCCCCTGGGCCAGCGTCAATTTCATCACCGCCCATGATGGCTTCACGCTGAACGACCTCGTCTCCTACGATGGCAAGCATAACGAAGACAATGGCGAGGATAATAACGACGGTCACAACGACAATCGCAGCCATAATTATGGTCACGAGGGTCCGACGGATGACGAAGGCACCAATGCGGTGCGCGAGCGCCAGAAGCGCAATTTCCTGGCCACTCTGCTGTTTTCCCACGGCACGCCGATGCTGCTGGCCGGTGACGAATTCGGTCGTTCGCAGATGGGCAATAACAACGGCTATTGCCAGGATAGCGAAATCAGCTGGCTGCATTGGGAAAATCTGCCCGACAGCGCCGATGCCCTGCGTGATTTCACGAAGCGGGTCATCTCGCTGCGCAAGGAGCAGCCTTTGCTGCGGCGGGAAAATTGGCGCGATGGCATGATGATTGATTGGTACAGTGTCAGCGGCGGTCGTCAGACCTCGGAAAACTGGGAAAACAGCAATGCGCTGATCACACGCCTTCATCGTGAAGACCTCCAGGCCGAAGAGGGCATCTGGTCGGATATCATGATGCTGTTCAACCCACTCGATGAAGACACCACCTTCACCATTCCCAAGGAAAGCGGCGGAGAACGGGTGCTCGAACTGATCACCGGCGATCCGGAGCGTCAGGGCGAGAAGGTCAAGCAAGGCGAAACATTCAAACTGCTGCCGCGCAGCATGGCGCTTTTGCGGACGATTCAAACCTGA
- a CDS encoding BON domain-containing protein, protein MAISFALNQPPGDALALMRLHANKEKSVMVFKPAKTFGETPGIVEENPPLAELETAVASQLAGSDGIDASDIEVISIGNEICLRGLVYSESEVDRAVEVALSVPGVFKVSVDLEIVERTIH, encoded by the coding sequence ATGGCGATCAGTTTCGCATTGAACCAACCTCCCGGTGATGCGTTAGCTCTTATGAGACTTCACGCAAACAAGGAGAAAAGTGTCATGGTCTTCAAACCGGCTAAAACTTTCGGGGAGACCCCTGGTATCGTTGAGGAGAATCCGCCTCTGGCGGAGTTGGAAACGGCAGTGGCCTCTCAGCTTGCCGGTTCCGACGGTATCGATGCCTCTGATATCGAGGTGATATCGATCGGCAATGAAATTTGTTTGCGAGGCCTTGTCTATTCCGAGAGCGAGGTTGACCGAGCCGTTGAAGTCGCTCTTTCGGTTCCCGGTGTTTTTAAGGTTTCCGTCGACCTGGAGATTGTCGAGCGCACGATCCATTGA
- a CDS encoding long-chain fatty acid--CoA ligase: protein MNTLSRPESNFASRRIWLASYPASVPAELPPLDHESLPELFDENCVTYASRKAFTSMGRSMTFQELGEQATKIAAWLQAEGFSKGDRIAVMMPNVLQNPVIVFGILKAGMIVVNVNPLYTPRELAHQLKDSGAVAIFVLENFAHTVQAVMDKVSLRRVVVTSMGDMLGLKGHLVNFIVRKVKKLVPAWSIANSRSFASVLAAGGKARLRPETLSRNDIAFLQYTGGTTGVSKGAVLTHGNLIANTMQMSLWLGSAFDTRPRPETLTFICALPLYHIFALTVNALMGIACGGHNILIANPRDIPGFAKELSRYDFNVIIGLNTLFNALMNNEAFRKLDFSHLQLTFAGGMSVQRPIAERWHQITGCPITEGYGLSETSPVATANRMNDKDFSGCIGMPISSTDVDIRDEQGESLALGEVGEICIRGPQVMAGYWQRPEETARAMSEDGFFRTGDMGFMDARGYTKIVDRKKDMILVSGFNVYPNEIEEVAVMHPGVLEAAAIGVPDPHSGEAVKLFVVRKDPSLTEQQVKDHCATNLTNYKRPRHVAFLEELPKSNVGKILRKDLRP, encoded by the coding sequence ATGAATACTCTGTCCAGGCCTGAAAGCAATTTTGCGTCGCGCCGAATCTGGCTTGCATCCTATCCTGCCTCGGTGCCTGCGGAACTGCCGCCCCTTGATCACGAATCGCTGCCTGAACTGTTCGATGAAAACTGCGTGACCTATGCCTCCCGCAAGGCCTTCACCAGCATGGGCCGCTCCATGACCTTCCAGGAGCTTGGCGAGCAGGCGACGAAAATTGCCGCCTGGCTGCAAGCGGAAGGGTTCAGCAAAGGCGACCGGATCGCCGTGATGATGCCCAATGTCTTGCAAAACCCGGTTATTGTGTTTGGCATCCTCAAGGCTGGAATGATCGTCGTCAATGTCAATCCGCTCTATACTCCGCGCGAACTGGCGCATCAGCTGAAGGATTCCGGCGCGGTTGCCATTTTCGTGCTGGAGAATTTTGCCCACACGGTCCAGGCGGTGATGGACAAGGTGTCGCTACGCCGCGTGGTCGTTACCAGCATGGGCGACATGCTTGGCCTGAAGGGCCATCTGGTGAACTTCATCGTTCGCAAGGTGAAGAAGCTCGTGCCGGCCTGGTCGATTGCCAATTCCCGAAGTTTTGCATCGGTGCTGGCAGCAGGTGGGAAAGCCCGATTGCGGCCTGAAACCCTTTCCCGCAACGATATCGCCTTTCTGCAATATACAGGCGGTACGACAGGCGTGTCCAAGGGGGCGGTGCTGACCCACGGCAACCTGATCGCCAATACCATGCAGATGTCGCTGTGGTTGGGGTCTGCTTTCGACACCCGCCCAAGACCGGAAACGCTGACCTTCATCTGCGCTTTGCCGCTCTATCATATCTTTGCGCTGACCGTGAACGCCCTGATGGGCATTGCCTGCGGCGGCCACAATATCCTGATCGCCAATCCACGTGACATTCCAGGCTTTGCCAAGGAATTGTCCCGGTATGATTTCAATGTCATCATCGGCTTGAATACACTGTTCAATGCTCTGATGAACAATGAGGCCTTCCGCAAGCTGGACTTTTCCCATCTGCAACTGACCTTTGCCGGTGGCATGTCGGTGCAGCGGCCGATTGCCGAACGGTGGCACCAGATTACCGGTTGCCCGATCACCGAGGGTTACGGCCTGTCTGAAACATCGCCGGTGGCAACCGCCAATCGCATGAACGACAAGGACTTCAGCGGCTGCATCGGCATGCCGATTTCCTCCACCGATGTCGACATCCGTGATGAACAGGGCGAAAGCCTGGCTTTAGGAGAGGTCGGGGAAATCTGCATTCGCGGACCGCAGGTGATGGCCGGCTACTGGCAACGACCGGAAGAAACGGCGCGGGCGATGAGTGAGGACGGGTTTTTCCGCACCGGCGACATGGGCTTCATGGACGCGCGCGGCTATACCAAGATTGTCGACCGCAAGAAGGATATGATCCTGGTCTCCGGCTTCAATGTCTACCCCAACGAGATCGAGGAAGTCGCGGTCATGCATCCGGGCGTGCTGGAGGCCGCGGCTATCGGTGTGCCGGACCCGCATTCCGGTGAAGCCGTCAAACTGTTTGTGGTGCGCAAAGACCCAAGCTTGACGGAGCAGCAGGTCAAGGACCATTGCGCCACAAACCTGACCAATTACAAGCGTCCCCGCCATGTGGCCTTTCTTGAAGAGTTGCCGAAATCCAACGTCGGCAAGATTCTGCGCAAGGATCTGAGACCTTAA
- the pgi gene encoding glucose-6-phosphate isomerase, with product MHAIVEQLKSTVAATAATDIRGAFASDPNRFERFSSRFEDLLMDYSKCAVNDEIMALLEKLCTQGGVAEKREAMFNGEAINFTEGRAVLHTALRNRANTPVVVDGKNVMPDVNAVLHAMSAFAEGLRQGTITGSTGLQITDVVNIGIGGSDLGPAMATLALAPFHDGPRLHFVSNVDGAHIADTLKLLEPETTLFIVASKTFTTIETMTNAATARAFIASALGENAVGDHFAAVSTALDKVAAFGIGSDRVFGFWDWVGGRYSIWSAIGLPLMIAVGADNFVEFLAGAHAMDMHFRTAPFRENLPMLLGAIGYHHRNVLDYPTRAILPYDQRLSRFPAYLQQLDMESNGKGVTIDGSPVKGNSGPVVWGEPGTNGQHAFYQLIHQGTSVIPAEFMIAAKGFEPELRHQHDLLIANCLAQSAALMKGRTLDEAKGQLLKSGVDQAKADHIAPHRVFTGNRPSITFVYEQLTPFALGRLIALYEHRVFVEGVLFGINSFDQWGVELGKELATGLLPVVQGKAGTDGQDASTAGLVAALNHLTS from the coding sequence ATGCACGCTATCGTCGAACAGCTGAAGTCCACCGTCGCGGCCACCGCCGCCACTGATATTCGCGGCGCTTTTGCAAGCGATCCCAACCGTTTCGAGCGGTTTTCCAGTCGCTTTGAAGACCTGCTGATGGATTATTCCAAATGCGCCGTCAATGACGAGATCATGGCCCTGCTGGAAAAGCTCTGCACGCAAGGTGGCGTGGCTGAAAAGCGCGAAGCGATGTTTAACGGTGAGGCCATCAACTTTACCGAAGGCCGCGCCGTCTTGCATACGGCACTGCGCAACCGCGCCAACACGCCTGTCGTGGTCGATGGCAAGAATGTCATGCCCGATGTCAATGCCGTGTTGCACGCCATGTCGGCTTTCGCGGAAGGCCTGCGGCAGGGTACGATCACCGGCTCGACCGGCCTCCAGATCACCGACGTGGTCAATATCGGCATTGGTGGGTCCGATCTCGGCCCCGCCATGGCAACGCTGGCGCTGGCACCGTTTCACGACGGCCCGCGCCTGCATTTCGTCTCCAATGTCGATGGCGCCCATATCGCCGATACGCTGAAACTGCTGGAGCCGGAAACCACGCTGTTCATCGTCGCCTCCAAGACCTTCACCACCATCGAGACCATGACCAATGCCGCAACGGCGCGGGCCTTCATTGCCTCGGCGCTGGGCGAAAATGCCGTTGGCGATCACTTTGCCGCCGTCTCGACGGCGCTCGACAAGGTCGCGGCCTTCGGCATCGGTTCCGACCGGGTCTTTGGCTTCTGGGATTGGGTCGGCGGACGCTATTCCATCTGGTCGGCCATCGGCCTGCCGTTGATGATTGCTGTCGGCGCCGATAATTTCGTGGAATTCCTGGCCGGCGCCCATGCCATGGATATGCATTTCCGCACCGCGCCTTTCCGCGAAAACCTGCCAATGCTGCTGGGCGCCATCGGCTATCACCACCGCAATGTGCTGGATTACCCAACCCGCGCCATCCTGCCCTACGACCAGCGTCTATCGCGCTTCCCGGCCTATCTGCAACAGCTCGACATGGAATCGAACGGCAAGGGCGTGACCATCGATGGCAGCCCGGTCAAGGGTAATTCTGGACCGGTGGTCTGGGGCGAACCCGGCACCAATGGCCAGCACGCCTTCTACCAGCTGATCCATCAGGGAACGAGCGTGATCCCAGCCGAGTTTATGATTGCCGCCAAGGGGTTCGAGCCGGAGCTGCGCCATCAGCACGATTTGCTGATTGCCAATTGCCTGGCCCAATCGGCAGCCCTGATGAAGGGCCGCACGCTGGATGAGGCCAAGGGCCAACTGTTGAAATCCGGCGTGGACCAGGCCAAGGCCGATCATATCGCCCCGCACCGGGTCTTTACCGGCAATCGCCCGTCGATCACCTTTGTCTATGAACAGTTGACCCCTTTCGCGCTCGGACGGCTGATCGCGCTTTACGAACACCGGGTGTTTGTCGAAGGCGTGCTGTTCGGCATCAATTCCTTCGATCAATGGGGCGTGGAACTGGGCAAAGAACTGGCAACCGGCCTGCTGCCGGTGGTGCAGGGCAAGGCCGGAACCGATGGGCAGGATGCGTCCACGGCAGGTCTGGTCGCTGCCTTGAACCATCTGACGTCCTGA
- a CDS encoding SDR family oxidoreductase — translation MCGRRLAIVTGAARGIGAAVARRLACDGSIVIISDVDGTGAQTLAEEICASGGKALALAADIADPETFPRLFDKAEAVAGRTDILVNNAGIMVRQPMVDIDDAMFERQIAVNLKGTFFGMREAARRMHEDGRIVNISSSVAAMRAENYSIYAATKAAIETMTSILAKELRGRNITVNAIAPGATATDLFLDGKSPAAIEAFARLAPLERIGTPEEIAAAVAFLVGPEGGWVNGQTIHANGGVI, via the coding sequence ATGTGCGGGCGCAGGCTGGCGATCGTCACCGGAGCCGCGCGTGGCATTGGCGCTGCGGTTGCCAGACGGCTAGCCTGCGACGGCAGCATTGTCATCATCAGTGATGTCGATGGCACTGGCGCTCAAACCCTGGCTGAGGAGATTTGTGCTTCGGGCGGCAAGGCTCTGGCGCTTGCCGCCGACATTGCCGATCCCGAAACCTTTCCGCGCCTATTCGACAAGGCCGAGGCGGTGGCTGGCCGCACCGATATCCTGGTGAACAATGCCGGTATCATGGTGCGTCAGCCGATGGTCGATATCGACGATGCGATGTTCGAGCGTCAGATCGCCGTCAATCTGAAGGGAACCTTCTTTGGCATGCGCGAAGCGGCGCGGCGAATGCACGAGGACGGTCGGATCGTCAATATTTCCAGCAGCGTTGCGGCGATGCGAGCGGAAAACTACAGCATCTATGCCGCCACCAAAGCAGCCATCGAAACAATGACCAGCATCCTCGCCAAGGAATTGCGCGGACGCAACATCACCGTCAATGCCATCGCCCCTGGTGCAACGGCCACGGACCTGTTCCTGGACGGAAAGAGCCCGGCAGCCATTGAGGCCTTTGCCCGCTTGGCACCGCTTGAACGGATCGGAACGCCAGAGGAGATCGCCGCCGCCGTCGCCTTTCTTGTCGGCCCCGAGGGAGGCTGGGTCAATGGCCAGACGATCCACGCCAATGGCGGCGTGATCTAG
- a CDS encoding carbohydrate kinase family protein: protein MILCCGEALIDMLPRETTLGEKGFSPYAGGAVFNTGIALGRLGVASGFFTGLSDDMMGDILRDTLRASHVDFSYCATLSRPTTIAFVKLVDGHATYAFYDENTAGRMITEADLPALGEDCEALHFGAISLIPEPCGSTYEALLNREHKTRVISLDPNIRPGFIKDKAAHMARIRGMAALSDIVKFSDEDLAWFGLDGDEDTLARHWLHHGAKLVVVTRGADGAVGYTADHKVEVPSEKVTVVDTVGAGDTFDAGVLASLKMQNLLTKQQVTKLTQEQIAKALALGSKAAAVTVSRAGANPPFAHEIGL, encoded by the coding sequence ATGATCCTGTGTTGCGGTGAAGCCCTGATTGACATGTTGCCACGCGAAACGACGTTGGGTGAAAAGGGCTTTTCGCCCTATGCGGGCGGCGCGGTCTTCAACACCGGCATTGCGCTTGGACGCCTGGGCGTTGCCTCCGGCTTCTTCACCGGCCTTTCCGATGACATGATGGGCGATATTCTGCGTGACACCCTGCGGGCCAGCCATGTCGATTTCAGCTATTGCGCCACCTTGTCGCGCCCGACGACCATTGCCTTCGTCAAGCTGGTCGATGGCCATGCCACCTATGCCTTCTACGATGAGAACACCGCTGGACGGATGATCACTGAGGCGGACCTGCCAGCCTTGGGCGAAGACTGTGAAGCGCTGCATTTCGGCGCAATCAGTCTGATCCCGGAACCCTGCGGCTCGACCTATGAAGCGCTGCTCAACCGCGAACACAAGACCCGGGTTATCTCGCTTGATCCCAATATCCGCCCCGGCTTCATCAAGGATAAGGCTGCCCATATGGCCCGCATCCGCGGCATGGCAGCACTTTCCGACATCGTCAAGTTTTCCGATGAGGATCTCGCCTGGTTCGGCCTGGACGGCGACGAAGACACGCTTGCCCGCCACTGGCTGCATCACGGTGCCAAACTGGTTGTCGTCACGCGCGGTGCCGATGGCGCGGTTGGCTATACAGCTGATCATAAGGTCGAAGTGCCGAGCGAAAAGGTAACGGTGGTCGATACGGTCGGTGCAGGCGACACATTCGATGCAGGTGTTCTCGCCTCGCTGAAAATGCAGAACCTGCTGACCAAGCAACAAGTGACAAAATTGACGCAAGAGCAGATCGCCAAGGCCTTGGCACTCGGCTCCAAAGCCGCAGCGGTGACGGTATCGCGGGCAGGCGCCAATCCGCCCTTTGCGCATGAAATCGGGCTTTAG
- a CDS encoding orotate phosphoribosyltransferase, translating to MTQTSFSDPAVMAELLAKMLWEIKAVHFNAAEPYKLASGMRSPVYIDCRKLLSYPRVRSAVMDFAVATLLRNAGFEQFDCIAGGETAGIPFAALLADRLALPMIYVRKQPKGHGRNAQIEGHMPDGARVLVIEDLTTAGGSMFTFIDAVRAAGGVVDHGIALFFYGIFPQAHQRFENGNVKLHYIATWRNVLAVARDQKLFDDKTLSEVESFLDAPLEWSGRNGGVSTLG from the coding sequence ATGACCCAGACTTCCTTTTCCGATCCGGCCGTCATGGCGGAATTGCTGGCGAAAATGCTCTGGGAAATCAAGGCGGTGCATTTCAATGCCGCTGAGCCTTACAAGCTGGCTTCCGGCATGCGCAGCCCCGTCTATATCGATTGCCGCAAGCTTCTGTCCTATCCGCGTGTCCGTTCTGCCGTGATGGATTTTGCGGTTGCCACGCTGCTGCGCAATGCCGGTTTCGAGCAATTCGACTGTATTGCCGGTGGCGAGACGGCGGGCATTCCCTTTGCCGCGCTGCTGGCCGATCGGCTGGCGCTGCCAATGATCTATGTGCGCAAGCAGCCCAAGGGCCATGGCCGCAACGCCCAGATCGAGGGTCATATGCCTGACGGTGCCCGGGTGCTTGTTATCGAAGACCTGACGACGGCAGGCGGCAGCATGTTTACCTTTATCGATGCCGTGCGGGCCGCTGGCGGTGTGGTTGATCACGGTATCGCTTTGTTCTTCTACGGAATCTTCCCGCAAGCCCATCAGCGTTTCGAAAACGGCAATGTCAAACTTCATTATATCGCCACCTGGCGCAATGTCCTGGCCGTGGCCCGCGACCAGAAACTGTTTGATGACAAAACCTTGTCGGAAGTGGAATCCTTCCTGGATGCCCCACTCGAATGGTCCGGTCGCAATGGCGGGGTCAGCACGCTGGGTTGA
- a CDS encoding GGDEF domain-containing protein, whose translation MVDFSSLLLALGVSTLCLLFTFLGTWMARRENSFLLSWVIGLALTMVGILAYGLFTSTPSRGLGALAMSSIITGFFILYAAARQFRTGIIPFKTLIGVSCVAVIALSAAFLSGYGGIGFMLFNTSTAIVMLAIAHQYWLGRAESPGVLSGMAVLYGATSLSFLACALALVQRGQWQLEVAPSGWVEDINMAVCIAGMSGIGALSLTLHQTRITARHRLEAMTDALTGLCNRRALFSAHGTKTFHEDMAMLVFDIDRFKTINDRYGHAVGDEVIRNMAAELKAAIGLSSVTRLGGEEFAAVLENAAPGRAEWIGERIRRQLQDREVVVEGDSFVATTSVGIAYGTASGLTFDEILNLADNALYNAKRLGRNRVETAVANWESGLSVEADSA comes from the coding sequence ATGGTGGATTTTAGTTCTTTACTTCTCGCCCTGGGCGTTTCCACCCTGTGTCTTCTTTTCACCTTTCTGGGAACATGGATGGCGCGGCGGGAAAACTCCTTTCTGCTCAGCTGGGTTATCGGACTTGCCCTCACCATGGTCGGAATTCTGGCCTATGGCCTTTTCACTTCGACCCCTTCACGAGGTCTGGGCGCGCTGGCCATGTCCTCGATCATCACCGGTTTCTTCATCCTTTATGCCGCCGCCAGGCAGTTTCGCACAGGGATTATACCCTTCAAGACGCTGATCGGTGTCTCCTGCGTTGCTGTCATCGCGCTGAGTGCGGCCTTCCTGTCGGGATATGGCGGCATTGGCTTTATGCTGTTCAACACCAGTACCGCCATCGTGATGTTGGCAATTGCCCATCAATACTGGCTTGGACGGGCGGAATCGCCCGGCGTGCTTTCCGGCATGGCCGTGCTTTATGGCGCCACCAGCCTCTCTTTCCTCGCCTGCGCCCTGGCTTTGGTCCAGCGTGGTCAGTGGCAGCTGGAAGTTGCACCGAGCGGATGGGTGGAAGATATCAATATGGCGGTCTGCATTGCTGGCATGAGTGGTATCGGCGCCTTGTCTCTGACCCTGCATCAGACCCGGATCACTGCCCGGCACCGGCTAGAGGCAATGACCGATGCGTTGACAGGCCTTTGCAATCGCCGGGCGCTGTTCAGTGCACATGGTACCAAAACCTTCCACGAGGATATGGCGATGCTGGTCTTCGATATCGACCGTTTCAAAACGATCAATGACCGCTACGGTCATGCTGTGGGTGATGAGGTGATCCGTAATATGGCTGCGGAACTGAAAGCAGCCATTGGTCTTTCCAGCGTTACCCGCCTCGGAGGCGAAGAATTTGCCGCTGTGCTGGAAAATGCTGCACCAGGACGGGCCGAGTGGATCGGAGAGCGGATCCGGCGCCAGCTTCAGGATCGCGAAGTCGTGGTGGAGGGGGACAGTTTCGTCGCAACGACCAGTGTCGGCATTGCCTATGGCACAGCATCCGGCCTGACCTTCGATGAGATCCTCAACCTGGCGGACAATGCGCTTTACAATGCCAAACGGCTCGGTCGCAACCGGGTAGAAACGGCAGTGGCAAACTGGGAGAGTGGCCTGTCAGTGGAAGCCGACAGCGCCTAA
- the pyrC gene encoding dihydroorotase, producing MRSLTIRRPDDWHLHLRDGAMLEGVIGDTSRHFARAIIMPNLVPPVVTTADAEAYRQRILAAVPKGDHFEPLMTLYLTEQTSPDDVEEGKTTGLITAVKLYPAGATTNSHGGVRDLDKAMPVLERMAKIGLPLCVHGEVTTPEVDIFDREAVFIDTVLDPLRRRLPELKVTMEHVTTSDGIDYILSAGSNLAGSITTHHLIINRNAILVGGIRPHYYCLPVAKRESHRLALRRAATSGDSRFFLGTDSAPHGDPLKECGCGCAGIYTSINTMSCLAHVFEEDEALERLEAFVSLNGPAWYGLKPNDEMITLVRRDAPVAFPAKIETGAGPVTVFDPMFPIHWDVEAAIQA from the coding sequence ATGCGCTCGCTTACCATTCGCCGCCCCGATGACTGGCACCTGCATCTCCGCGACGGCGCCATGCTGGAAGGTGTGATCGGCGATACCAGCCGGCACTTCGCCCGCGCCATCATCATGCCGAACCTGGTGCCGCCGGTGGTGACGACAGCGGATGCAGAGGCTTATCGGCAGCGCATTCTGGCTGCCGTGCCGAAGGGCGATCACTTCGAGCCACTGATGACCCTTTACCTGACGGAGCAGACCAGCCCTGATGATGTTGAGGAGGGCAAGACAACCGGACTGATCACCGCGGTGAAGCTCTATCCAGCCGGTGCCACCACCAATTCCCATGGCGGGGTGCGCGATCTCGACAAGGCGATGCCCGTTCTGGAGCGGATGGCGAAAATCGGATTGCCGCTCTGTGTCCATGGTGAGGTGACGACGCCGGAGGTGGATATTTTCGATCGTGAGGCGGTGTTCATCGACACAGTGCTCGATCCGCTGCGCCGCCGTCTGCCAGAGCTGAAGGTGACGATGGAGCATGTCACCACATCCGATGGGATCGATTATATCCTCAGCGCTGGCAGCAATCTGGCTGGCTCGATTACCACCCATCATCTGATCATCAACCGCAATGCCATTCTGGTTGGTGGCATCAGGCCGCATTATTATTGCCTGCCGGTTGCCAAGCGCGAAAGCCATCGCCTTGCCTTGCGCCGCGCTGCGACCTCAGGTGACAGCCGGTTTTTCCTCGGCACGGATTCAGCCCCGCATGGCGATCCTTTGAAGGAATGCGGTTGCGGCTGCGCGGGCATTTATACATCCATCAACACGATGAGCTGCCTTGCCCATGTGTTTGAAGAGGACGAGGCCCTGGAGCGGTTGGAAGCCTTTGTCTCGCTCAACGGTCCGGCCTGGTATGGGCTTAAGCCAAACGACGAGATGATAACCCTGGTCAGACGTGACGCACCGGTCGCCTTTCCGGCAAAGATCGAAACGGGTGCTGGACCCGTCACCGTTTTCGACCCGATGTTTCCAATCCATTGGGACGTCGAGGCCGCAATACAGGCTTGA